The Plasmodium knowlesi strain H genome assembly, chromosome: 14 region aaaacagaagaatacaataaaaagaaaaaaaaaaaaaaaaaatttaatgcttaaaagaaaaatataaaaatgcaaaaaaatatatgaacgttaaaataattaaaaaaaaaaaggagtacaGTGTTAAAAACTTAGggacaaaatttaaaaaaaaaaaaaaaaaaaaaaaaaaaatgacatcgAAATGCGGTTAAAAATGGGTCAGGGCATGTggattaataaaaatgccTTGGACGGAAACGGGtagtatgtacatgtgtacaagGATGGGGAACAATTAAGGGACCCACAAATGGGAGAAGCCCTAATATAGAAAAAGTTCAATTAAAGGACATACcaaagaaagaagaacaaagtacgtacatatgtgctAATGAATATACGTCTCAGAgctacttccttccttttcacccATCCGTGGTCAGGTGTAcagtaaaaatatgtactGTGCgtcatggaaaaaaaaaaaaaaaaaaaaaaaaagtacacttGTGAGTACAGCAAAAATTTAGTGGTTTAGCTGCAAGGTGGCTAGCTTGTGCGTAAATGTTCGTCTGGTGTATGGGAGCATACGTAGAttgcatatattatatatacatttgtgctagcatacatttatacacacatatatctatgtatttataaatctacatatttgtacatttgggcatttttactttcgtacacttatatatatatatttatgtaccaaaaggagaaaaaaaaattctgaactGTTAATTAAAAGAAAGCCACGAGGTCACCGTTATAGGTAGCCAATACAACAATTATACGTAgtgagccttttttttttttttccatgctcATATTTTGTGTGCAATTGATTAATAAATTTGGTGTGTAATTTTTAGCACAgaattttattcatattttgtgTTCATATGAGTCTTTTTCttaatatgcaaaaaaacgTCCACAATGCGCAAGTAGGCCCCGTTATTTTCGTAATTTCCTTTCACAGGGGTATTATTTCCGCGTTCCCTTGAAAACGTTTCGCGGGTTCGCTCCCGTCACTCTACATGTACGCACAGCCACAATCACATGTGGCGTGAAGGAGAACGGGAAAAGTTCGAAGCGATGGGTGAGGAGCAAGGGGAATAAGCAAAAATGGAACCCTCCAATGTGGAATACCCAAAGTAGTAATTGTGTAAAGATCACCACTGGGGAAGGAGGTTCATACTTAAGTCAACGAAATAATGTAGATAACAGATTTGTTATCCAAAGAAGAGGTAGAAATGTGGCAGCCAAAATTTGATGAGCAAAGGGGCAAAACTGGTTATGCGTTATGGCATCTCATAACGATacgagaaaaagaaaaatgcattcACAATTGtaagacttttttttttttttttttagtatatTTTGTCATTTACATTACACGTATGTTCACACGTcgatataaaaaatgtggcaCTTGTTTTTATCTGCGTACGTCGTGTGTACATTCTTCCGAAATTGCCAAGTCCTCTGTGAGAAAGGAAGTCATAGTAAGGTATGCAAGTCAACCATGAGCACTTTTGCACGTGCATAGATGTATACAGAGGGACACGAAAAAGTGTTTATCCTCTTACTCACCTCAAGTGGTTTTCTTGTAGATACACGCTGACCACATTGTCGACGTTCAAATTGCCGCTTTTATGCGAAGGTAGGCATTTTCGCGTACAAGACGAAAATTTGCACCATTagcaaaattttcaaatggtTGCATGCAAAAATAAGGCTGTTattattaagaaaaaaaacgcgtaCACGTACgcgaaattttttcttccgcagttttattcattttaagAATTTCGCAATTTGTTCAACATGCCACGGTAAAGTGATAAACCAAAATGTCTTTGCtaaaattccatttttatggcCACGCATTGGGGATGTCGTAACTGCGCATTTTCGCTGCCTCAACAAGTGTTGCAATTATTCATGGTCAGTCAGTCGCCCCTCTTCCGCGGTTTGTATGTGGTGCGTGAGGCTCCGCCTGTATCTGCACTGGGCAAAAGTGAACGGAAAAAAGTACCCAAAGAATACGCAAAAAAGTGCCCCAGGAAAGTacccaaaaaaggaagtaccTAAAAAGCTATGCGTACGCATCACACTGGAAAGGTGTACCGCGGGCAGTACGTGTTATTTTACCCACTTAGCGCCCATTATTggtacaaaaaatattttatcgaGCGATTTATTTTAGAATGTAACTTTTACCTTTGCAAATGCTAAAAAGGCATCCATTACCCTAATTTTAAGTAGCTCATGTGTCATCTTACCCTCCACTTCGATTAAGCCACATAGAAAGTGAAAGTACGTGGAATGGAATATAAATATTGCAACGTCCGATGGACTTTGCTTTCGCGCCCCAGCAGTGTATGTGGGGCAGGGTGACTCCCACCCCCTCCAATGGGCTAATTGTAGCGGAACATTATTCCATATTTGTGGAAACAGCGCAAATAGGAGTAATCTTCAGAAGTTTGATCGAAGCGCTCGTGAAAAGTGGGTACCTAAACCAAGGCTTCCGAATTCAATGTGGGGAAAGTTATCCACAGAAATGTGGAATATAATATCAActgttttatcattttcaaacacaaaaaaaaaggggtgggCTGGCGCATATATGTCGATTCAgcgggaaaaatatatgctgTGATGAAAGCTTTTTCACGAGCATGTGTGCGTAGGTGTATCATCGTGGTAATGAACAAATGCCTTACATTGAAGAAACCTGTGGGTACAAAATTGGCTTCCGCATTTGCACaatttaaagggaaaaacaaaaaaggggaataaaagGAGGCGGACTGAAGAGGGGTCACAGAAGATAGCATTAAAATggggcaaaaaaatgtagcatTAAAATGGGGCCAAAGATATGGAGCATTCGAAGGAGGAATAATACGTAAGTATATTACACAAACTAATGCCTTCTCCTCTGAAATATGGTTGGGGTTGCCATGGTCTCGTTAAAGAACAAATCAAAGCAGTTGTCCTCCTTTAAGGGCGTTGCTTCATCCTGCAGAAAGTCTAAATCGTGGTTTGCTTCACTTCGAgtggatatatttttctcgcCTGCTTTTCCCCCTTGCGCGTTTTCTGTGGGGTGGCTAACGTCGTCTGGGTTAGCCGTTCGAAGACGACTTCCGCCTCCTTCTCGAAAGTCACTTTGGAAATTCTTCTCTGGCGTCACCTGATTGtccttattattttcatctttaaaaaaatcatctGCGCAAGATTCCCCCAGTTGGTTCGGAGTAGTTTGCTCATTTCTGCATTGCTGGATAAATTGAGAAGATAATGATCTCTCAGCTTCGCCcatctttccatttttaccttgctctttttccttcagggAAACTTCGACAATTTTGTTAATGCTTTCAAAATTGTTCTTCCCGAACACTAAGGTGTTACTTTCCCCCTCTGTAAATAATTCGTCTTTTGGGAAAAGGGCGTCATCGATTATTTGTCCAGAATTAACAGGAAGTGGACTTACTCCCTTATCCTTACCTCCCATTTGATGAGGGAACGAAGTGCTACAGGTTTGTCCGCACTTAGCACTAAAAGTTTTTTCCGCTTCAGAccagtttttatttttcttcattttggtgCTTACATTATCTATCTGTTCTTTATTCAAACCGTTTGCCTTTTTAAGAGCCCTTTTGGCGTTATTCCCTGGGGTAGCAATTTTGTTTGGCCCCCAGCTGGAATTCCCTTTTAGCTGTTCTTTACTGCTCTGTCTTAGCATATTACGTGTTTGCAGAGACAGCAGATCGTTGTTTTCTTGAATTTTCTGTTTAATTCTAAATTTTAGTGAATTCAAAGAATCGAGAAAATTGTCCTTAACTGGTGTGTCCTTactttcaccattttttccttctgcttttttGCTTATTAAGTGGGTTTTCATGTTATTATCATGGGGATTGTAAAAAAGGTTATCCGCATTAGCATTAAATTTGCTAAACAAGGAATAGTTTTCATGGAAATCCAGCTCGTTCTCCTGGTTAATCAGATAATTGTCtagctttttcattttttcttcctttctctttctgtcattttgtttcttttggaagtttttaaatgtatgttttttttttctttttttttttttgttgatgCTTTTCTGCGTCTTGGGGTTTAACCGCTGCAGAATGgtctttttgtatttctgcGCTAGGTTTCGAATGATAGCAATTCCCTTCTCCAGATTCTTCTCCATTGTGTCAATAATTTGCTTTACACGCTGTGGAGTTCTTCTTGCGGCTTTTTGCGCCCCTTCTTTTGGGATGATATTAAGTTAAGGCTGCATCAGTTTATTCCCTTGGAACAGTTTTGAGGTGGAGTTATCTGTATTTGTGCTTCCACTATCTCCTTTTGTGTGGCgtcctttcttttcatgttgcgttatttttttttgcgttttcttttttttctgcacaatttttctcatttcgcacctttcctttttgatgatttttctttttttttttttccaatttttccgATCCATGGCACCCCAAGAGGCTGAACATTTTTCGACGCGCCCCCCACGCGTGGAcgttttgaatttttttttttttttttttcttccttcatggATAGAATTTTGCCACAAATGGAGTGAACCCTCTTCGGTTGGCATTTTACACTTCTCCTGTACAATAATCACCTGTTGACAGGGAGACGGGTCCACATGgcgcgtattttttttttttttttttttttctttgttgcACGTCAGGGGAAGGAACGAAACAGAAATGTAGAATAGTGGTTTTACTCCATGATTGGGGAGGGTTCCTTCCTTTCGTTTTATGTGTCCCGTTCTGCCCCTTTCCATGGGCGAGTCGATTCTTTCGACATCTTTCATTAGAACGATTCCCCACAAAGGAACCACTCCAAGCAGATTAAATTGGTGAAACATGAGGCACCAtttaaaaaggcaaaatagCACTTTAAGTCAGCGTAGAAGGCGAAGTCAGTTTCCCGATGTTGCCTGCTTTTTACGAGAATCGATGATGCATTTAAGGGGAGGAgcaggaaaggaagaatgcaagcgcaaaaaaaagtgaacacacACCTGTCGGAACTTTTGCAGAGGAAGCCAATCGATGAGCAGCATGTTTCAACGTGTAAAATGATCTAACTCGTTTCTCCTGTTTACACCTTCTCCCAAACCATTTGCGTTACGACTTTGCGCTTCTGCAGGAAGATGCCCTTTTTAATGATTACACCCATATTGGGAAAAGAATTTATGGAGCAAATTTGTTCATCATATTACGCTTCACCGTTTTAGGCtgtatttcctccttttcttttgtccGAGCGACTTAGTGAAGAAGCCCTATTTCGCGTCGTCCTTCTCGAAGCAGTACCAATCATGGAGCACTTTCGTAataccaaaaaaggaaaaatagaattGTAGATGTGTTAAGAAGATACACGTGATTAGAGCACCGAGGGAAGATATACCTTCACGCTGGGTGACCCACATAAACGTTTGGTCACTCGTCCAGCACGTcactttccattttcatgcctcctccttcccccttttaacaGACAATTTTGTAACGGGAGCCCTATCTGGAGTGACCGTTGACGCCGTTCTGTACCCCATTGACAGCATAAAAACGAATGCTCAGGCCAAAAAatctttctcattttctgACATAAAGAAGTTGTATAGTGGGATTTTGCCAACCTTAGTTGGAACAGTTCCAGCTAGCGCTTTCTTTTACTGCTTCTATGAATTATCCAAGAAGTTACTGACAGGTatgcttcttctcctccacaCAGAAGTGACATTGTGTACAtttaaaattgaaattttttaaaaaaaaaaagaaaaaaaaagaaaaacataggGAAATTAGAccttttatccatttttacttcccccCAATTGTATCCTTTTGCACACACACGCATACACACCCGGGAGCTGTTGCTTCTGTGAACTGTTCTCGTTTCGTTGTTCGCGATTCTGAATACACGGGGTTGACAGTCATAAAATGGGACGATAATTTTTCCggggaaattttttatttttttatttttctccattttgcgtagaaaatagagaaaatataAGCAAAACGAATTTGTACTTAATTTCAACAAGCGTGGCGGAGATTACAGCTTGTACAGTGAggtaagaagagaaaaatggagaaacaaTTGGAAGACACGTTAACACACCCGGACGGTCGCTATCTCCACTACCTGCGCTTGCGGCACGACATGgggaatctttttttttttttatcttgaCAGGGTGCCATTCGAAATAGTGAAGCAGAGAATGCAGGTGTCTGGAAATACTTCCGTGTTAAGGACAATCTACGAAGTCACGCAAAGGGAAGGCCTGATGTCTTTTTTAGGAAAAAGCTATTTCGTTATGATCGTTCGGGAAATTCCCTTTGACTGCATTCAATACTTCCTGTGGGAAACCCTTAAGGAAAAGGCCAAGAAAGGTGCAATGGAGGGGAGGTCAGGCGCATCACAAAATTTCCTAGCTTTGTGTAACAGCGCACTCTTCccatactttttttcatttttacagaTTTTGGCAAATTTTCCAAGAAGTACCCCTCAATAACGTCAGCCATATGCGGCGGACTTGCAGGTTGGCGAAAAAGGAGGGCAGGGACAGTGATGAGTGTACCCTGAACGAATTGTGCTTAACCTACGTTCTACGCATTCCGTGTTATGCATTATACGCTTTGTCTGCTTGAGGGGGGTAGGCCAAATGACATCTTTACCATTTTCACTCCATTCCTTTCAGGTGGAATCGCTGGGTTTTTAACTACCCCTTTGGACGTGATAAAGTCTAGGCAAATTATATACGTATGAACCGGAAATTGGTGGCATTCCAAAAATATGTCAATATATTCGCTGGTACATGTTCACATCCGTGTGCTTGtcgccccttttttccatgctCGAACACATTgttaacccccccccccccaaaaaaaaaaaaaactgttcaGGGGAAATCCTACATAGAAACTGTCACAGAGATTGCAGAAGAAGGATATATGACATTCTACAGAGGATGCTGTTTTCGGTCGCTCTACTTATTCTTTGGGGGGCTCATCTTCTTTGGGTCCCTTagatttttctcctttaaaaaggaatagcACATACAGAGTGCGGTGTACGAATTTGTACATCAACCTATCCAGAAGTGCCTTTCTTATGAACAGAATAGCGCCACGTTGCATGCACCCATTTTAGCGCAGAATGATGAAGTGTTCCATGATTTTGGAACAAGCGCGCTCCATGTGGGTGTTTCGTTTTGTTTTAatccttttaaaaatatgtttcgCCTTTTTGCATGCACATttagcatttttatttttttttctgactaTCCCAAATTATGCAGTTTAATGTTAATCCCTTTTAATCCCTTTTTAATGTGTGAACTTACTTAACCTTTTTGGCGTCGtagattttttctcatttgggACGATTTATTAAACTTATGGTTGTTATTTTTGTGTAAGGGATTGCTTAACATTCTGTGTAAACGGCAGGGAACATTATAGCGGTGCCATCCTATTATCGAATGCGATCTGTCAATCACGCAGTTAGGAAGTTACGGGATTGTGCATTTCTGAAATAAGGATGAGCTTCTTCGAGCCCACCCCTTTGAAGctgcaaagaaaaaacattGGGACAACATGGCTATCGCTCCACTATTACGTTTATGTGGTTGGGTCTCGTTCATCCAGTTCAGCAGACATTCCACACATTGACTTTTTACATTGCTGAGTTATAGCAATTTCCCTCGATCTGCTACTCCATAAATTCATaatacgattttttttttattttatttttttccttgttttttattttatcttaaaaaaaaaaaaaagaagaacggGAAGGTTCATGATTAAGGGTACGGGAGTGAGGTTCCATAgttcaggaataaggttgcaagGTGTATGACTCTGGGAGCAGAATGTAGGCTTAAACTTTTAGGGTACACCAATCCAGTTTAAAGTTCACGCTTTAGGATTCGGGGGTTTCGTGTTctcggggtttagggttcataaTTTATGGTTCAGGCTTCAGCAATTAAGGActattttcttatttaatatatatattcatcataattttcttagtgatatatttatttgcaaAATCAAAGTAAAAAGCTACATAtaaaatcctaaaccctgatgcATAAACCCCGAGAGCACGAAATGCCTGAATCCTTGAAAccttctatttttcttttcttttttccagagATTAAgtgttctttcttctttcttttcctcttagAACCTTActtaatttttccccctgaacaaaccttctttcctttttcccccttaaggaacgttactttctttttccccccataaacaacccttcctttcccccccttaaacctcccttttccttcccccccttaaacctcccttttccttccccccccactGAACACTCTGTCCTTAcacccccctaaaccttctttccttaaccctaaaccttccttctcctaaacagaacattccttctcctaaacaaaaatttccttcccctaaacAGAATTTTCCTTACTTAAACAgaactttccttccctttaaaatccttctttccttccctttaaaccttctttcattccccctaaaacttctttccttcctcctaaaacttctttccttccccctaaaccttctttccttccccctaaaccttctttccttccccctaaaccttcttctttcattccccctaaaccttctttcattccccctaaaccttctttccttccccctaaaccttccttctttcctttccactaaaccttccttcttttccctctttaaaacctttttccttttttccttccttaaacttttctttcttctttcccctcccttAAAAttgccttcttcttccccttttaaaaccttctcttttcctcccaTAAACAGAagttttcttcccttccctctgAACAGAagtttccccttccctccctaaaacaaaaattttcaacttcttcttcctttccctccaTTAAGGAGTTATGTAGCAGGCCATATGTTATTGttctaaccctaaaccgaagagaaagaacattccttctttttcttccccgtTTAGGAAacctcccttctttttccttttccccccttgaaaaccttccttccctccctaaaaacaaaaattttcaacttcctcttctctccctaaaacaaaaattttcaacttcttcttcccttccctccatTAAAGAGTTATGTagcaggccatatattattgttctaaaaaaccgaggaaaaagaacctacgtcttccttccttcccttaaaaaaaaacattccttcctttcctcccataaacaaaacattccttccttctttccctccttAAGCAaaacttttcttcccttccctctgAACAGAagtttccccttccctccctaaaacaaaaattttcaactttcttcttccctccctaaaacagaaattttcaactttcttcttccctccctaaaacaaaaattttcaacttcttcttccctcccctagaacaaaaattttcaactttcttcttcccttctctccCTTAAGGACGTTAAAATACGAGGCCATATCTTATTGTTTGTTCTAACCCTaaacggaggaaaaagaaaaccttctttttcttcttacattccttcccttaaaccAAACATTACTTCCTTCCATTAAGGTGGTTatataccaggccatatctTATTGTTC contains the following coding sequences:
- a CDS encoding mitochondrial carrier protein, putative; its protein translation is MEHFHNFVTGALSGVTVDAVLYPIDSIKTNAQAKKSFSFSDIKKLYSGILPTLVGTVPASAFFYCFYELSKKLLTENRENISKTNLYLISTSVAEITACTVRVPFEIVKQRMQVSGNTSVLRTIYEVTQREGLMSFLGKSYFVMIVREIPFDCIQYFLWETLKEKAKKDFGKFSKKYPSITSAICGGLAGGIAGFLTTPLDVIKSRQIIYGKSYIETVTEIAEEGYMTFYRGCCFRSLYLFFGGLIFFGSLRFFSFKKE